The sequence TAGTCGCCGTGGCGGCGGGCCACCTCGTCGACGGCCACGCCGGCCCCGTCCGCGAGGGCGGGCACCCAGGCGGAGACCGCCAGTTCATCGGTCCGCACGCTCGACTCCATCGGCCCGGGGAAGAACTCCTCGGCCCCGATCTCACGGGTGCCGCCCGTCGAGGCGACCGTGATGCTGCCGCCCAGCAGGCGCAGCACCATCGGCATCTCCGCGGCCGGGTCCGCGTGAACGATCGAACCGACCGTCGTACCGCGGTTGCGGATCGTGCCGTGCGCCACCAGGCCGAGCGCCTTGGCCAGCAGGGGCTGGACGCGGGCAGCATCGGCGTCGGCCATCAGCTCGGCGTGGCGCACCAGCGCCCCGAACCGGACCCCCCGGCTGTCGCAGTCGACCTGCGACAGCCCGGGGAGGCCGTTGATGTCCACGAGGAGTCCCGGTGCCGCGAGCCGCATCGACAGCAGCGGCACCAGGCTCTGCCCACCGGCCAGCACCTTCGCGTCCCCGCTGGTGCCGAGGACCTCCAGGGCCTCCTCCAGCGTGGTCGGTCGGGCGTAGGAGAACGGTGCGGGTTTCACAGGGACATCATCCTCAGGTGGTGGTCGCCGGCGTCTCGGTGCCGAGCTCTTCGCGACGGCTCTTGACCAGGTGGAAGTAGGCGATCACCAGGATGGTGCCGAGCGCGATGCCACCGAGCTCGAAGTCGTCGGTGACCTGCAGCGTGACGCCGCCGACACCGGCGATGATGCCCGCGGCCAGGCCGACCAGGTTGACGGGGTTGCCGAAGTCGACCCGGTTCTCCACCCAGATCTTGGCGCCGACGAGGCCGATCATGCCGTAGAGCACGACCGTGATGCCGCCGAGCACGCCACCGGGGACCGCGTTGATGATCGCGCCGAACTTCGGGCACAGGCCCAGGATGATCGCGAACATCGCCGCGGCGTAGTACGCCGCCGTGGAGTAGACGCGGGTGGCGCTCATGACACCGATGTTCTCGGCGTACGTCGTCGTCGGCGAGCCGCCGAAGAGGCTCGCGAGTGAGGTGGCGAGGCCGTCGGCGCCGATCGCACGCCCCATGTAGGGGTCGAGGTCGTCGCCGGTCATCTCGGCGACCGCCTTGACGTGGCCGGTGTTCTCCGCGATCAGTGCGATGACACCGGGCAGCACCAGCAGGATGAAGCTGAGCGAGAACGACGGGCCGTGGACGGCCGAGACACCGTCGGCGAGCTGGCCGCTGGGGAGGCCGAACCAGTCGGCCGACTCGACACCGGCCCACGAGACGCGGTCACGGGTGACGACCTCGCCGGTCGCGTCCGGGGAGGTGATGGGGCCGAAGACGCCGTCGGCGGCCCACGAGACGAGGTAACCGAACACCAGCGCCAGCAGCACCGCGATGCGGGACCAGAAGCCCGGCAGCATGACGGCGGCCGCGACCATGAAGGTGGCGGTGAGCAGCGCGATCCACTGGTCCTGGGGCCAGTAGGCGTCGGCCACGACCGGCGCGAGGTTGAACCCGATCAGCATGACCACCGCGCCGGTGACCGCCGGCGGCAGGATCGTATGGATCAGCCGGGCGCCGGCGAAGTGCACCAGCAGGCCGACCGCGGCGAGCACGAGGCCCGCCACCAGGATCGCGCCGGTGACGTCGGCGGAGTCACCGCCCTGGGCTCGGATCGCGACCACGGCAGCGACGAACGAGGCGCTCGTGCCGAGGTAGCTGGGCACCTTGTTCTTCACGATCAGCAGGAACAGGATCGTGCAGACACCCGAGAACAGGATCGCGAGGTTGGGGTCGAGCCCCATGATGATCGGGAACACGAACGTCGCGCCGAACATCGCGACGATGTGCTGCGCACCGAGGCCGACGGTGCGGCCCCAACTGAGCCGTTCCATCGGGCCGACGGCCGCTCCGGGCGGCGGGGTCTTCCCGCCGTGCACCACTTCCCACTTGAACATCGACATGTGCTGAGTCCTCCTGAGTCCGCCCGAGTCTCGTGACGATGGGTCGACGCTAGTGGTGCGGATCACGCCCGGCATGGGCCAGAGATGCCAAACAGATCACGAAAGGGCTGGCGAGGCTTGCCAGCCGCGCCTGCGCTGG comes from Nocardioides panacisoli and encodes:
- a CDS encoding FAD binding domain-containing protein yields the protein MKPAPFSYARPTTLEEALEVLGTSGDAKVLAGGQSLVPLLSMRLAAPGLLVDINGLPGLSQVDCDSRGVRFGALVRHAELMADADAARVQPLLAKALGLVAHGTIRNRGTTVGSIVHADPAAEMPMVLRLLGGSITVASTGGTREIGAEEFFPGPMESSVRTDELAVSAWVPALADGAGVAVDEVARRHGDYALCGVAAVVGTEGGRITSVRAGYLSVCEVPTVVDLSEAFAAGTADEESLDAAADLALGALEPEDDIHASAAYRTQLARTLTRRVIRAAHDDALDRAGKEGPTP
- a CDS encoding uracil-xanthine permease family protein, with translation MFKWEVVHGGKTPPPGAAVGPMERLSWGRTVGLGAQHIVAMFGATFVFPIIMGLDPNLAILFSGVCTILFLLIVKNKVPSYLGTSASFVAAVVAIRAQGGDSADVTGAILVAGLVLAAVGLLVHFAGARLIHTILPPAVTGAVVMLIGFNLAPVVADAYWPQDQWIALLTATFMVAAAVMLPGFWSRIAVLLALVFGYLVSWAADGVFGPITSPDATGEVVTRDRVSWAGVESADWFGLPSGQLADGVSAVHGPSFSLSFILLVLPGVIALIAENTGHVKAVAEMTGDDLDPYMGRAIGADGLATSLASLFGGSPTTTYAENIGVMSATRVYSTAAYYAAAMFAIILGLCPKFGAIINAVPGGVLGGITVVLYGMIGLVGAKIWVENRVDFGNPVNLVGLAAGIIAGVGGVTLQVTDDFELGGIALGTILVIAYFHLVKSRREELGTETPATTT